CCGGACGCAGCATCCGCGAGAACTGTCTTGAACCGCTCGGATTGACCGTGACTGAAGCAGCGCGGGTGCTGGGCGTCGCTCGTCATACCTTGTCCCGGGTTCTCAACGGCCACGCGGCAATCTCTCCGGAGATGGCGCTCCGGCTCGAGAAAGCAGGCTGGTCGAATGCCGAGTTCTGGTTGCGACGCCAGACTACCTATGACCTCGTGCAGGCACGCAAGGACCAGGA
This portion of the Deltaproteobacteria bacterium genome encodes:
- a CDS encoding HigA family addiction module antitoxin, with the translated sequence MAMIDPPHPGRSIRENCLEPLGLTVTEAARVLGVARHTLSRVLNGHAAISPEMALRLEKAGWSNAEFWLRRQTTYDLVQARKDQDRIHVQRYRPQPAV